In Brachyhypopomus gauderio isolate BG-103 chromosome 2, BGAUD_0.2, whole genome shotgun sequence, the DNA window ACAGATCCACAAGCTCACTCATTAATATACCTGACGTATACCTGAGGCCCGGGACTCGCAAATGACCAACTCATGCTTGCCCATCGAGAGCGGCGGTGTTAGCTAGACTATTTCGAACCATTAGGCATAGCATAATGttgttcagagagacacaaaTCTCTCACGCACTCATActtacacaccccccccacacagacaTGGTTTTTGGCTTTACGCATCCATTTGGGCTAGGACGGCGGGCCAGGTAATTAACTCTCTTTTAGAGACAGCCAGGGTGGCGGCCTAATGAAGGTGGAGGGAACAATCTGAAGAGGAGCAACGCTTTGGGAAGTGTTCAGGACGAGCAGCAGACGTGAGTCCACACTGAATCAGTCAGTTAGGCTAATGGAGTTGTGTAGGTGTAGGCTTACATGGACATGGAGGGTTCCTGTAGGGACAGCAGCCCTTTCTCTGGTGACGGGGGGGAAAACACAACATTGCTGTAACTGCATTGTGGCTGTTTTGTTCACTAACTTTGTTTCTCAGTTCTAAAGAATGTGTTTCCAACAGAATTCTTCTTGTTAAAATtacctctcattctctctctctctctctctctctctctctctctctctctctctctctctctctctctctctctctctctgtctttcaagCTTTTCTTTCCTTACATCTACTAAAACTGTGGTGTTGTACTGCCAGTCTGCAGCTGAGTATGTGGCCATGAAGAAGGCATTCATAGGGTTCCCATATGCGCTTCTCATTTTAAAGGGCCCATTTCCTacatttttctttcattttgaatTGTTCATTGATTGTCAGCTTACAGTGTTTGTGTGGCTTTTTGTTACAAAAATGGGCATTGTGCATTTTTACACAACCATTTCCTATCTCTCTTTATCCAAAAATATATGTAATGGCTGTTTCTGTTACTGCACCTTTAAGGCGGATATAAGTTAAATGAGCTCTGTTCTGATTGACTGCCTTATATTGTGCCTCATTTAAAAAGAACTCCTAGCTAAAACTCAGGACAGGGCAACAAGGTTGGGCTAAACTGTTATATGCTGACAAGCCATATAAATGACATCAGACAATCCGTGTTTCAAATAAGGACGGTATGGGtgagaaatatatttttaaactttaacaatatttacatctaacttcatatttctttatTTCAATAAAGGGAGGAAAATTCTGTTTTCCGTGACAGGGGTATTGATGACATAGTAAATGATCAGCCTCTGGGCTCAGCTTGTGTAATCATGCCACAAGCCACGGGGACAGGATTATATATGATCATACATTATTGCAAAGCATTTGTTCGTTGTTCATTTCAGTGGCCTCTTCCAACATTATAATAAATGTAAGCTCACCATATATGTATGAATTGAGTTTCAGCCTTGAGTTTCAGCCATTCTGTGGGATATTTTCAGATTTTCGCAAAAATCAACCAGAGGTCCATCCTAGACACTGAGCTTCTGTTATTCAGTACAGTGACTATAGACAGCATGTTATAAAGGTTCTGTCTGGAACAAGCCCTCTGCTGACGTGGTATAATTGTTTCTCACCTTTGTCTAAAGCAAACATTTCTTAATTTGTAGCACAATTAAGGTTGACAGTACCTGTTGACATTTGTTTTATATAATTACAAGACTCTAGTGTTTTACCCATGTACCCCTACAACCAATGTTTATGTGCACTATgcagaaaacacaaaacaatacaACATTCCTCCATTTTAACACTAACATCCAAATGCTGATacaaattaattatttaatttaactCGGATAGCAATGCTTAAATGACATaattgtctttctttcttttttttaagagAAAATTATGCGAAAATGCCAATCTGTCTTGAACGGGGTGTATGACATCACCCAAAACCACTGGAATTAATCCTGTAGCTGTTGGCTGCTGCCATCTTGTGACCACTCAATACATTTTAGGGTCTGGTCTAAAACCAATTAGAAGCGCACATATCCGAAGATGATTCCTGGTGAAAAACTTTTCATTGTAAGGGTACAAGTCCAGTGTATTGCTCACAAAATGTTTCTCAACAAAACCAACAAAGAGGTTGACATAAGACGGTTCCGTTTCAGTCCCCATATATACTTATTTGTGATAGTACTTGGAGTCCAAAGTGAAGCAGTTCagattcaacacaagttcagcCGGTCTTAAGAGAATCTCTGTAGGAGGATTCTTCATGGATCTTGCATcaagaaaatgttttaaagcTCTCAAACTATCTTTGTTATGGATGACTGTGTAGACTTTTAATGTCCTTGGAAAAAAGCAAGGAGTTTGCAGATAACGATTGTCCTTTCGGGCATTTGTAGAAAGTGTAAAGTGTCTTTAATACATCTACGTAAGGTTTGAACAATAGGCTTAAAAATGTCATCAAGAAACTGGGCTATAATTTCTGTTGGGGAGGAACAAGCAGATACTGTGGAACGTCCAAGATTATTTTCCTTATGATTTTTTGTGAGGAGATTGAAAACAGTGAGGAGTATCTACAATAAGATTACATGTAGAATATGGAACATCTCCTGCTGAAGGTGTATGATTTATAGTGGTCTGAATAGAAGACTGTATCTGTGGAGTAATATCAGAGATGTTCTGCCTACAAAAAGTGTCAGAAAACTGATTGTTTCCTTCATATAAAGGTCTTTTCTCCAGACAACAAACAACAGCTCCACCTTTGTCTGTTGGTTTAATAACAATGTCACtcattttgtttacattttaaggCAGAGTATTCGTCCTTAGGTAGATTAAGGCCTTGTAAGGGCAAATTTTAGGCCTTTCTATAGAGTAGACTGTCAGGATAAGTTAATTCCAGATCGATGGGAATAATGACAACTTTGTTGTGGTTTAAACTGGCAGAAGAAGCCATCGGTCCGATAATGCTATTGTTTTCATAATTTTTTCTTAAACAGAGCCATAAATTGAAAAAATATCTGAATTAAGTATGTAAAAAGTACATTAGGGTCAGgattatgtatgtatttaaTTATGATTTTAATATAATCCATTTCTTTATTACGTTTATCGATTCTCTGAATTATAAAATAGTAGTTATTAAATAATGTGGCCTTTTAAAACGTGGCCTTGTGAGTAACATGTTTAGGATAAAAGCGTCACCACATTTTAGTAGAAGGTCAATACAATTTTAGCCCACATGGGGCGCTAGAGCGTCCCCTTACGGCTCAGTTACTGCGAAACGACGCTTACAAAATCTCAGGCAAGGCTGCGGCAGGAAGCGGCAGGATCATGTCTAACGCGGTGGAAGTCGAGATCCGAGTGGAATATTGGTGAGTCCGTGGCTGAAATGGCCAAATATCCAACGAAGCCTCGCTGAGAGGAGCAGTGTGACCCGTGGGTCTTCAGAGATCTGCCCTAACTAGCCGGTTAGGGCACTAGTTCACACGGCTAGTGAGCTGCCGAGGTGTGCTAGCTGCTGTTGGCTCGTGTTGAGCTGACCTACGTCCTCGGTTTTAACATCTTATCGCATCTAAATATAGTTGagtattaaaatatattaaatatatattagcGGTTACCTCGCTAGCGAATAAAGAGACATGAGTCATGATGTTTGTCGCGCCTCCTTCCTGAAATGTTAGCTAGTAAGTacgcggtgtgtgtgtttgttgatcaGATTCTGTCAAATCATATTTTGACAGATTGTGGACATGAGAATTGTTGAGTTTCTAACCAAGATTACTTTTGATTAACTGCCAAGTTAAGTTTGTTGGGTTAGATCACTTAAtgattctgtttatttaaccaggAAGCCAGCTAGCTAACTTAACCCTAGCTAACTTAACCCTAGCTAACTTAACCCTAGCTAACTTAACCCTAGCTGACTTAACCTACGTGTGAAGTGGTaggttatatatgtgtgtgttatcatCATAACGTTTTTAATTGAATAACTGCGATTTTCCCTCGTGACATAAATTCAAATCCGTTGTATTTTCTATGCACATAGTTAATTATTTTCTTAGTTAATCTTTGCTCACACGAAGAGTCTTGAATATGTCCCATGTCTAGTCTGTGGTTATTGGAATCTCAAACCTGAGCAGGTATTTCTTCTTTTGATGAATATACTCGCACTGTCATGTTGTCTGTTTTGACATCACCTACAGGCACTCTAAAAATAGGTTTCATTACAGTAGAATTATAGCTTAAAACAATTGGCATTTAGAAATGATACACtactggaattaaatgaaattataCATTCACAAAAAATGTAATTGATCTTAATCAAATTTTTACATTCACATTATCAGTATGAGAAACATTACATTCACTTGTCTCCACAATCCAAAGCACACAGCAAATGTGCGTCAATAAGTAACAAAAAGAATCTGAAGTTGGGGGGAAAAAAGTTAATAACTTCAATGTCGTCTTTCCAATGTCACGTTTAACCTGAATGAATGTGATTTTTGTGTGCTCGGTCACACACAGTCAGTTAATTGTTGATGCACCTTCTGCAGTGGTGGATGAGGCTACGAGCCCCGCTATCAGGAGCTGAAGCGGGTCGTCACCGCCGAGTTTCCTGGGGCGAAGGTGTCTGGCTTCGTCGGAAGACAAGGTAACCTGAAAGGAGAATGGGTTCCCccactgagtcttggttcctctcaaggtttcttcctcatgctcttggagttttttcttgccactgttgcccttgtCTTGTTCActtgggggcttggactcagacaaCAACTGTTGTGAAAAGCtctctatatatttttttgctaaCCTCCATGTATATTCTACATTGCATCCTGAAGCAGCTTGTTATGACTGCCGGGGCAAATGAGGGCAGCTAGGGCATAGCAAACTGCCCCTGTGCCTAGATGTTAATGTTCCAGGGTGTGAGGTGTCTGTCTTTTTTTAACCTGGACTTCACGTTCCTGGTTTTCTATCTATGGTACAGCCGGGACCGATCTTCTTCACATGTGTTTAGTGCTCTCTGAGTAATTGGACATCACAGAAAAATCTCATAGCGTAAATTAATattcttaaatgtttttttgttgtaCAGTAATTACAACAATTTCTGAACTTTTTTATTTCTGTCTAAGGGAGCTTTGAGATTTCGATCAATGGGCAACTGATTTTCTCGAAGCTAGAAACCAGCGGTTTCCCTTATGAAGACGATGTGAGTATGCTTACACAATCCACTGCTAAAACAAAATGGTTAAAACGAACATTTTAAATGGCAACAGGTGTATTTCTAATCCTGGTCCCTCTGTCCAGGTTGCTGCCTCTTGCagtgtaatcttcagtgtttgAGTACCAGCTTATGCAGATTGCATGTTGTCTTGGCGTGTTGTTCTCTCGCATTTGTTTGTAGTTTGTAAATGTTTGCAGTATAGTACAGTGGTCCTCATTCACATCTTTATGTGGCATTCAATGACATACTCTTAGTCTAACATGACGGCAGCAGTACTTGGGAAAGACGCTATGATGTTATTTTTGGGGCTGTACTTACCAGTTTGGTTCCATGGTTAGAGATGACTATGACAATTGAGACCTGCTTTGCACATAAACCAGCAGTGATACTAGCGTTGGGGGTCggggtcatttgtttgtttattctaGCCCTGTCAGCACACTCCTGTTGAGGGTTTAGCAGGTTTGCAAACAGACTTAATAGAAACGATGAAGGTGAAAAGCATTGTAATAATGACATTAAGCCTTAATTACAAGTGAAACACTGGTAAATAAGATTTGCCTAATTTTTTTAAACCTTTTTCTGTGATATTGATAGCCTGAAATATGTTGTTTAATGTACAACTCCTCTTTCGTTTTGTCTCTCAAGGTCATGGAGGCCATACAGAAGGCCCATGATGGCCAGCCAGTGGCGAAGATCACCAAGAGCCGGCCACCTTGCGTCATCCTGTAACCTCTGACCTATGGGCCCCAGTTACCACAGCACCGTGGCGATTCGAGCAGCGTTACTTTCCATCCTGTTGTTTTGTAAGCGCTTCTGcgagctgtgtgtgttttcaggtgtGCCTCTTCTCCTCTGCTTCTGACGGTGGGCTTTCTGGACTTTAATGATTGCTGTAGCTAAAAGGTACAAGGTTACAGTATGAAGCTCTCAGTCCAGACACCGCCAAAAGCATTGGCGATGGGCAAACACCAGAGAATTAAAGGGGTTTTTACTGcctaaaaaagaagaaaaatgagATCTGTCATCATACTCTAGTGCTACAGGTCATAGAAGTTGTGTGTTTAGCCTTTACTGTAATGTCATCCCATTATTTAGAATTGCCTGGTCCCATTACCTGAAAAGGACGGAgcaatgtgtgtctgtgtgtgggggaaaTAAAAAAATCTTACTTGAACATTTGCCTAAATGTAACCAAATATTTTATTGGTTTTACTAGATTGGTAGCTCtataaaacatatttacaaATAGAATATAGGTATTTATTAGTATAATCTATCCTAATTTATACATTATAGATTAGTAGTAATAATTGGTTTTAGGAGTTCCTTCTTTCTGTCAGCTGTAAGTCTTCATTTGATGATGGGCTTTAAAATGAGGAATggtctgagatttttttttctttaacttAGTTCTTGGTAAGAATACTGCTGTCTCATCAAAACACTGCTTTGGGTGATTGGTTAATTTATACTGTACCTCTgctgtgttttttcttttttcctttccATAAGCAGATGGAGTTTTGCCTGCTGCCATTGTTGTAATGATCATGTTAATAACTTGTGTAGGTGATCCTTGTCCAGACTGAACATGTGCGTTTGTATGTACTGTGTAATTGGTGAGCCTGGCCACGTCTTTGTGCTTCATCAAGCCTTTAATAGTGCCTGTTATCCTGCTCCGAGTCACGTGTCGCCTCTCGCTTTCTGTTTTGCTGTTAATTGCCAAACTACAGTGGCACAATAGGAAATGCTGTGGTAACGGTTTATTTTTAGTGATATGATATAGCTCAGGAAATAATCACATCCATCCTTTTGATTAATGAATTAAAGGCATGCTCGCAGCATTCCTTCTGTTTGTACTGAAAGCTCTATGTTAACTTTAATACATACTGGAATAAAAATATTCAAAGCAATTTTAATGCTTAGGattttattatacaaaaaaAGCTGTTGAACACAAAGCAGGCTGATCTACTCTGCTGTGTGATGGAAACCTCCAGGAAGCTACAGGTGTGGTCTGTCTCCCCTGATAAAAGTGGCAATTTCTAGTAAACAGCCAATGCCTGAAGTGGTGGTT includes these proteins:
- the selenow2a gene encoding selenoprotein W, 2a, with amino-acid sequence MSNAVEVEIRVEYCGGUGYEPRYQELKRVVTAEFPGAKVSGFVGRQGSFEISINGQLIFSKLETSGFPYEDDVMEAIQKAHDGQPVAKITKSRPPCVIL